A genomic stretch from Candidatus Effluviviaceae Genus V sp. includes:
- a CDS encoding hydrogenase maturation protease: MDTRTLLDALRRPFVVLGVGNDLRGDDAAGSLVARALIERCPDRAFDGGQAPENYLGPLRRAGAETVLLVDAADFGGAPGEIRFLNPDDVESAGIATHGAPLGMLMRALSDELGVATMLLAVQAGQTRLGAPMSDEVRAACDEIIEGLSRALDARSDPTP; the protein is encoded by the coding sequence ATGGACACACGCACCCTTCTGGATGCGTTGAGGAGACCGTTCGTCGTGCTGGGGGTCGGCAACGACCTGCGCGGCGACGACGCCGCGGGCTCCCTCGTGGCCCGCGCGCTCATCGAGCGGTGCCCGGACCGGGCGTTCGACGGGGGACAGGCCCCCGAGAACTACCTGGGACCGCTCCGCCGTGCCGGCGCGGAGACGGTGCTCCTGGTCGACGCGGCCGATTTCGGCGGCGCGCCCGGCGAGATCCGGTTCCTGAACCCGGACGACGTAGAGAGCGCCGGGATCGCGACGCACGGCGCGCCGCTCGGGATGCTGATGCGGGCCCTCTCGGACGAGCTCGGTGTCGCGACGATGCTTCTGGCGGTGCAGGCCGGGCAGACCCGGCTGGGCGCGCCGATGTCGGACGAGGTTCGCGCCGCGTGCGATGAGATCATCGAGGGTCTGAGCCGCGCGCTGGACGCGCGGAGCGACCCGACACCCTAG
- a CDS encoding GNAT family N-acetyltransferase encodes MAKRGRKKPRLKVRRARPEDRGAILELSKHIWGGDDYLPLVWDHWLEDEEGVLLTVLHKGRPVGMSKVTLLAPGEVWLEGLRLHPDLQGQGLSSQINRVSYREAQKLNPKTIRYSTGAGNEASRRLAEHRGFWQVGRALWLWGAAKRQRPAGRVAELSDVDRVYRFALESLSLASTSGLFATGWRFRSLTRSLVKELVEKGRVLIITRRGSLKAAAMWDEAHVDKDICLGFVDGSEAHIRALAGDILATAEAAGQPDASAMLPHGPAEIVRDAGFDLEPPGRCVVYEEGARGFPDEGEGFEEHMQRVVRRSGSDVADAIVEKLVESSPRAVLPENVRDFVHRTMVPDSTRRLYNAIGPVEDLLRSFELRNAFRAAIDALVEHMGLSEEHLTTGTASVSFAYGGEQVAAFRVYRETFHLRLGPGAGPWYDPSDPPALTSIEPVASTKDRRSGRFAEVKLAYTKGDDRDALVALVADMAAAFEAHVRSS; translated from the coding sequence GTGGCGAAGCGCGGCAGGAAGAAGCCGAGACTGAAGGTCCGGCGCGCCCGACCGGAGGACCGCGGGGCGATCCTCGAGCTGTCGAAGCACATCTGGGGCGGCGACGACTATCTGCCGCTCGTCTGGGACCACTGGCTGGAGGACGAGGAGGGTGTGCTGCTCACCGTGCTCCACAAGGGTCGACCCGTCGGGATGTCAAAGGTGACGCTCCTCGCGCCCGGAGAGGTCTGGCTGGAGGGATTGAGACTTCACCCCGACCTGCAGGGGCAGGGTCTTTCCTCCCAGATCAACAGGGTCTCCTACCGCGAGGCGCAGAAGCTCAACCCGAAGACCATCCGGTACTCGACGGGCGCCGGCAACGAGGCCTCCCGCCGTCTGGCGGAGCACCGCGGGTTCTGGCAGGTCGGAAGGGCTCTCTGGCTGTGGGGCGCCGCGAAGCGCCAGCGACCCGCCGGCCGCGTCGCGGAGCTCTCCGACGTCGACCGCGTCTACCGGTTCGCCCTGGAGTCCCTGAGCCTCGCGTCGACCAGCGGCCTCTTCGCAACGGGATGGCGCTTCCGCTCCCTCACGCGGTCGCTCGTGAAGGAGCTTGTCGAGAAGGGCCGTGTGCTGATCATCACGCGCAGAGGCTCGCTGAAGGCCGCCGCCATGTGGGACGAGGCCCACGTGGACAAGGACATCTGCCTGGGGTTCGTCGACGGTTCGGAAGCACACATCCGCGCGCTCGCCGGTGACATCCTGGCGACAGCCGAGGCCGCCGGGCAGCCCGACGCGAGCGCGATGCTCCCCCACGGCCCGGCGGAGATCGTCCGCGACGCAGGGTTCGATCTGGAGCCCCCCGGTCGCTGCGTCGTCTACGAGGAGGGCGCCAGGGGCTTCCCTGACGAGGGAGAGGGCTTCGAGGAGCACATGCAGCGCGTCGTCCGCAGGTCCGGCAGCGACGTGGCCGACGCGATCGTGGAGAAACTCGTCGAGTCATCTCCCCGCGCGGTCCTGCCCGAGAACGTCCGGGACTTCGTTCACCGCACCATGGTCCCCGACTCGACCAGACGGCTCTACAACGCCATCGGACCGGTCGAGGACCTCCTGCGGTCATTCGAGCTCAGAAACGCCTTCCGGGCCGCGATCGATGCGCTCGTCGAACACATGGGGCTCTCGGAGGAGCATCTGACGACCGGGACCGCCAGCGTCTCGTTCGCGTACGGCGGCGAGCAGGTGGCTGCGTTTCGCGTCTACCGGGAGACCTTTCATCTCAGGCTGGGGCCGGGCGCAGGCCCCTGGTACGACCCATCGGACCCGCCGGCCCTGACGTCCATAGAGCCCGTCGCATCGACGAAGGACCGCCGGAGCGGGCGGTTCGCAGAGGTGAAGCTGGCCTACACAAAGGGCGACGACCGCGATGCGCTGGTGGCTCTCGTGGCCGACATGGCGGCTGCCTTCGAGGCGCACGTCCGCTCCTCCTGA
- the hflX gene encoding GTPase HflX, whose product MRRRYVPKQERAILIGVSLPETTVEAEEDSLDELAQLARTAGASVVDRFVQNRTRIDGKTYIGSGMVERVVQAAEFHGANLLIFDDDLRPAQAREIEKATDLKVIDRTELILDIFARRARSRVARAQVELAQLEYELPRLRRLWDHLERLGGGIGTRGPGETQLESDRRLVRTRIQMLKKVLARVEKDRIEQRKQRRRETRVALVGYTNAGKSTLMNALTGAEVFTEDLLFATLDPTTRRLELPGGHAALLTDTVGLIKKLPHHLVVSFHATLEEVVEADMLLHVVDVSRPDAERYLEMANGVLEELGVDEQPTRLVFNKIDRVTDENALTRLERVYPGAIFTSATDGTGLDQVLSAVTAFVESREVVVEASVPVTDGRGIARIYEAGEVLSRSFNDETATLRVRLARPDVERLRGEGIEISEIE is encoded by the coding sequence ATCAGGCGACGCTATGTACCCAAGCAGGAACGGGCCATCCTCATCGGGGTGAGCCTGCCCGAGACGACGGTCGAGGCCGAGGAGGACTCGCTCGACGAGCTGGCTCAGCTCGCCCGGACGGCGGGCGCATCCGTCGTCGACAGGTTCGTCCAGAACCGGACGCGCATCGACGGAAAGACGTACATCGGCAGCGGCATGGTCGAGCGCGTCGTCCAGGCGGCGGAGTTCCACGGAGCCAACCTTCTCATTTTCGATGATGATCTGAGACCGGCGCAGGCGCGGGAGATCGAGAAGGCCACCGACCTGAAGGTCATCGACCGCACGGAGCTCATTCTGGACATCTTCGCCAGGCGCGCGCGGTCCAGGGTGGCGAGGGCCCAGGTCGAACTCGCGCAGCTCGAGTACGAGCTTCCGAGGCTCAGGCGGCTGTGGGACCATCTGGAGCGGCTGGGGGGCGGCATCGGCACGAGGGGCCCGGGCGAGACGCAGCTCGAGTCCGACCGGCGACTGGTCCGAACACGGATCCAGATGCTCAAGAAGGTCCTCGCCCGTGTCGAGAAGGACCGGATCGAACAGAGGAAGCAGCGGCGGAGGGAGACCCGCGTTGCGCTCGTCGGCTACACGAACGCCGGCAAGTCGACGCTGATGAACGCGCTGACCGGCGCAGAGGTCTTCACCGAGGACCTGCTGTTCGCGACGCTCGACCCGACGACGCGACGTCTCGAGCTGCCCGGCGGGCACGCCGCGCTTCTCACCGACACGGTCGGACTCATCAAGAAGCTGCCGCACCACCTGGTCGTCAGTTTCCACGCGACGCTCGAGGAGGTCGTCGAGGCGGACATGCTGCTGCATGTCGTAGACGTGTCGCGGCCTGACGCGGAGCGGTACCTGGAGATGGCGAACGGGGTGCTCGAGGAACTCGGCGTCGACGAGCAGCCGACCCGTCTCGTCTTCAACAAGATCGACCGCGTGACCGACGAGAACGCTCTGACGCGCCTCGAGCGCGTCTATCCGGGCGCGATCTTCACGAGCGCGACCGACGGGACGGGACTCGACCAGGTGTTGAGCGCGGTCACGGCGTTCGTCGAGAGCCGGGAGGTCGTCGTCGAGGCGTCGGTCCCCGTGACCGACGGACGCGGCATCGCACGCATATACGAGGCGGGCGAGGTGCTCTCGCGGTCCTTCAACGACGAGACGGCGACTCTCCGGGTCCGCCTGGCGCGTCCCGACGTGGAGCGCCTGCGCGGCGAGGGCATAGAGATCAGCGAGATCGAGTGA
- a CDS encoding MFS transporter — protein MGFEDIQDPGKLLEAAERRPAVLRNRNFLLLWIGQLVSQVGDRIHAIALMWWVLETTGSAALMGTVLIFATIPSVVFGPFAGGYVDRWNRKVVIVAMDFVRGAIILGIAVMAIRGTLEVWQILVATAGVSLASVLFGPAVNATIPNLVRPSEITRANSLSQMVTQGTGIAGPALGGVLVAVWGVGGVFLLNGFSYVASALSELFIQVPETVRKEQGRRRILSDVVDGYRFVRENATIFGFLRIAAILNFFTAPFAILLPLITKEVLGRGAESLGVMTAAFSVGFLLASAVLAVLKERRRKHPWIILGIALAGVAMVLMGVFIDFTSYLALIGTVGVTLGVANILIMSYIQGVVPDDKRGRVFGFMMTLSGGLQPLAFAVFGLVADHVPIPYILWTAGAALFIGGLSLYAVPGMREI, from the coding sequence ATGGGTTTCGAGGACATCCAGGATCCCGGGAAGCTGCTGGAGGCGGCCGAGCGACGACCGGCGGTCCTGAGGAACCGGAACTTCCTCCTGCTCTGGATCGGCCAGCTCGTTTCCCAGGTCGGCGACCGCATTCACGCCATCGCCCTCATGTGGTGGGTTCTCGAGACGACCGGCTCGGCGGCCCTCATGGGCACCGTGCTCATCTTCGCGACGATTCCCTCGGTGGTCTTCGGCCCGTTCGCCGGAGGATACGTCGATCGGTGGAACAGGAAGGTCGTCATCGTCGCGATGGACTTCGTCCGTGGGGCGATCATCCTCGGCATCGCGGTCATGGCCATCCGGGGCACGCTCGAGGTCTGGCAGATCCTCGTGGCCACGGCCGGCGTATCCCTGGCGTCGGTCCTCTTCGGCCCGGCGGTCAACGCGACGATCCCCAATCTCGTCCGTCCCAGTGAGATCACCCGCGCGAACTCCCTGTCGCAGATGGTCACACAGGGGACCGGGATCGCCGGCCCGGCCCTAGGAGGCGTGCTCGTCGCCGTCTGGGGCGTGGGCGGCGTCTTCCTTCTGAACGGCTTCTCGTATGTCGCCTCCGCGCTCTCCGAGCTCTTCATCCAGGTACCTGAGACGGTCAGGAAGGAGCAGGGACGCAGGCGGATCCTCTCCGACGTCGTCGACGGCTACCGTTTCGTCCGGGAGAACGCGACGATCTTCGGCTTCCTTCGTATCGCGGCCATCCTGAACTTCTTCACGGCGCCGTTCGCCATACTCCTCCCGCTCATCACGAAGGAGGTGCTGGGGCGTGGAGCTGAGTCTCTCGGCGTCATGACGGCGGCTTTCTCCGTCGGATTCCTCCTGGCCTCCGCCGTGCTGGCGGTCCTCAAGGAACGCAGACGGAAGCACCCGTGGATCATCCTCGGCATCGCGCTGGCCGGTGTCGCGATGGTCCTGATGGGCGTCTTCATCGACTTCACGTCGTATCTCGCGCTCATCGGCACGGTCGGCGTCACGCTGGGTGTCGCCAACATCCTGATCATGTCGTACATCCAGGGTGTGGTCCCGGACGACAAGCGGGGGAGGGTCTTCGGCTTCATGATGACGCTCTCCGGCGGGCTCCAGCCGCTCGCGTTCGCCGTCTTCGGACTCGTGGCCGATCACGTCCCGATTCCCTACATTCTCTGGACCGCCGGCGCCGCCCTGTTCATCGGCGGCCTGTCGCTCTACGCTGTTCCCGGCATGCGGGAGATCTAG
- a CDS encoding deoxyribonuclease IV, giving the protein MRSGSMRFGIHVPRQRTLQATARYAVECGCEAIQVFSGNPMGWRTGRLDSEDRDAFISTLDGAGVRPVVVHSPYLINAAGPSRKLRARSLRAIVDGLERTVALSAGFFVIHAGNHMGDGSARGTERAVRMIGRALEKGPASAVLAVENGAGKGTEIGTTVDELDALVSPFPADRIGFLLDTAHLWAMGHDLRKTDAWSRLLEAVDRGPGLERLLAIHGNDSHAELGSRVDRHALWTEGRMGRRGLRELVRRSELEETAVIFEIPLDTAEANRRRNRSMRRLERRVGSRFRSPDGRTRGPS; this is encoded by the coding sequence ATGAGGAGCGGTTCAATGCGATTCGGCATTCATGTTCCCAGACAGCGGACGCTTCAGGCCACCGCGCGGTACGCCGTGGAGTGCGGCTGCGAGGCCATCCAGGTCTTCTCCGGCAACCCGATGGGCTGGCGAACGGGCCGCCTCGACAGCGAGGACAGGGATGCGTTCATCTCGACCCTGGACGGCGCCGGCGTTCGGCCGGTTGTCGTTCATTCACCCTACCTCATAAACGCTGCGGGCCCCTCGCGCAAGCTGCGGGCGCGTTCTCTTCGCGCCATCGTGGACGGGCTGGAGCGGACAGTGGCGCTCTCCGCCGGCTTCTTCGTCATCCACGCCGGAAACCACATGGGCGACGGCTCGGCCCGTGGCACGGAGCGGGCCGTTCGGATGATCGGCAGAGCCCTCGAGAAGGGCCCGGCGAGCGCCGTTCTCGCCGTCGAGAACGGGGCCGGCAAGGGAACGGAGATCGGTACCACGGTCGATGAACTCGACGCCCTCGTTTCCCCCTTTCCCGCAGATCGCATCGGGTTCCTGCTGGACACGGCCCACCTGTGGGCCATGGGCCACGACCTGAGAAAGACCGACGCGTGGTCGAGGCTCCTCGAGGCCGTGGATCGCGGCCCCGGGCTCGAGAGGCTCCTCGCGATCCACGGGAACGACTCACATGCCGAGCTGGGCTCGCGGGTCGACCGTCACGCCCTCTGGACTGAGGGCCGCATGGGCAGGCGCGGCCTGCGGGAGCTCGTCCGCAGAAGCGAACTCGAGGAGACCGCGGTCATCTTCGAGATCCCGCTCGACACGGCAGAGGCCAACAGGCGGCGGAACCGGTCGATGCGCCGTCTTGAGCGGCGCGTGGGCAGCCGGTTTCGAAGCCCCGACGGACGGACTCGAGGCCCCTCCTGA
- a CDS encoding redoxin domain-containing protein, translating to MPTSLKPGDGAPEFSAPTGDGDTVSLADFIGKGDVVLYFYPRDNTPGCTREARAFRDAAVEIRSRGAEIVGVSTNSEGSHRRFAANQELNFPLLADTDGSIAAAYGVLKPNGRTAERATFLVDRKGVVRRVWPKVTVKGHAQEVTRAIDEMRED from the coding sequence ATGCCTACATCACTGAAGCCGGGTGACGGGGCGCCGGAGTTCTCGGCGCCGACCGGGGACGGCGACACCGTCTCCCTGGCAGATTTCATCGGGAAGGGTGACGTCGTGCTCTACTTCTATCCGAGGGACAACACGCCGGGCTGTACGCGGGAGGCCCGGGCCTTCAGAGACGCCGCCGTGGAGATTCGGTCGAGGGGCGCGGAGATCGTCGGGGTCAGCACCAACAGCGAGGGGTCGCACAGGCGCTTCGCGGCCAACCAGGAGCTCAACTTCCCGCTGCTCGCCGACACGGACGGTTCGATTGCGGCCGCGTACGGTGTCCTGAAGCCCAACGGCAGGACGGCGGAACGTGCCACATTCCTCGTCGATCGCAAGGGCGTCGTCCGGCGCGTCTGGCCGAAGGTCACGGTCAAGGGACATGCGCAGGAGGTCACGCGGGCGATCGACGAGATGAGAGAGGACTGA